Below is a window of Photobacterium atrarenae DNA.
CCCGTTGGTGTGCATGTTGCCGCCGTGAGTATCGACCACGGCTTTGGTGCCGTGGCTGGTAAAGCGGCGAGCCAGATCGACGATGGTTTCCTCGGCAATCCCGCACTGGGCGCTGTAAAAGGCGAGATCGTACTTGAATGCTTCCTCTTTCAGTCGCTGCAGGGACGATTTGACCCGCACCGGCCCGCTGGCAATTACCACCTGGCGGTCGACGAACAGCGCGGCTTCGCCGGACTGGGTGTGCAGCCCCAGCGCATCAGAGCCGGCATCGATAATCACAAACGGGTCGGTGTCCGATAAGGGCTTGCCGGTATAGCTCAGATTGACATCCGACGCGCGCAGGAAACTGCCGTTGCGCGGATGATTGTCATCGCTGATCACCAGGTGGGTCGCGTTACACCAGTGGGCGGTCCCGGCTTGTTTCATCGCCGGGACGCCCGGCTGGGCGAGGAAGCGATGATTGTAGCGCTCGTTGGCGAGGATCCACTGGATCATTCCCAGCACCAGGGCCGAATCCGTCCCTGAGTTGATGGGCAGCCATTTGTTGTTATCCCCTGCTGCCAGGCTGGAGGATCCGGCCGGCAGGCTTGGCGTGATAATGGTGTAGTCGAACTGGCGCTCGCTGCGGGCCTCGGCCAGCTGACGGGCCTGACGCTTAAACGGGTTGCCCGCCTGCGCCGGTGACATGCCGATAAACAGCACGTATTCGGCATGGTCAAGGTCGGGTTTGATGTGGGCGAACTTGTTGAGATCGCTCATCAGGGCGCCGGATCCGGCGCGGAACGCATAGCCGCAGTAGGAGCCGTGGTGGCCGAAGTTGCGTGTCCCGAAGCTGTTGAAGGCAAAGCGCTTGAGGATATCATCCCGGCCTTCGTTCCCGGCATTGGTGACCAGGAGCTGGTTGGCTTTGGGGCCGTATTCCGGGTTGGCCGGATCGAGCGGCGTCTCGATATCGCGGATCGCCCGCAGGCCGTCGACATGGCCTTCACCGAACAGGTCGCCGCCTTCGACAATCTCTTTAATGAGCTGCTCGTAGCTGATTGGGATCCACTTGCCTTCGCCCCGTTTGCCGACACGCTTGAGCGGCTGGGTGATCCGGTACGGGCTGTTGCGGATCTCCATCATCCCGTTCCCCCGGGCACAGGCGGTTGAGCGTCCGGCCAGTCCGGCTTCTCCGGCAAGCCCCAGGTAGGCTTGCTTGACCGGGGTTTCAAACGGGATTTGATCGTGATGGGACAGCGGATGATACGGGTTGCCCGAAATCCGCAGGATCTCGTCAGTGTGATTGTCGATCCGCACCCGCAGCCCGCACAGGGTCCAGCAGCCGAAGCACATGGATGGGGCCACCCGCTGGTCCGGGTTCGGGATCACCCGGCCGCTGTCGGTGACGGTCATTTCCGGTGTCAGCGAATTGCCGTGGTGCGGATGGCGGGTGGCTTTGCCGGCTGTGCCTTCCAGGACGCCGTCGGCCATGTGCTTGGCCGTGGTGCTGTAGCCTGCGGCAAAAGCGCCGACACCGCCCACTGCCAGACCGGATTTCAGGAGCTGTCTTCTTTTCTTATCCATGGTGTTGTCCTCTTACTGGCTGGTGTGCGGTTGGTTCATGGGATGATGCGGTTCGGGCTGTGTGGAACCGGTTTTGGTGTTGCCCTGGATCAGCTCTGAGCCCAGCAGGGCCAGCGCCAGCCACAGGCCGAGCATTCCGGCAATCCCGAGCAGGCCGTTGGTGCCGAGCGGCAGTTGATAAGGGTAGGGACCGGCATCAAAGCGGGCGAGGGTCTGGACTTCGATCATGCTGATCCAGCGGGTCAACCATGCGGCAGCTAGGGTGGTGAGCGCGAGCAGGCTGAGGCCGAGCCGGGTGACGTGTCGCTCGCGTCCGAGGATCAGCCAGCAGGATACCGCGGCCAGCAACATGCTCAGCGACAGCACGGACAGGTTGATGATCCAGTCCGAGCGCTCATACAGGGTAAAGCCGGGATTGTTGGCGGCCCAGATTGGGATCAGCAGAAATGCCAGCACCGCAGCGGAAGTGGTGGTCTGTCGCAGTAGCTTGTGATCAAACGGCGTCAGCTGGGCTGCAGGGCGCTGATTGGACGGTAGCAGGCTGTAGACCAACGCGGTTAAACCTACGGCGGCTAAAAAAGCGGTGACAAACCAGAGCAGCGGTGAGGCTGGCTGGTGCCACAATGGCCGGCTGGCGACCACGGCGATTTCTGCGCCGGTATAGAGGGCGATCGTCAGTCCGGACAGTGCCGTTACAATGGCTGTAACCAGCATGGTTTTGTCCGAGGTTGGCCACGACCCCAGAGTCAGCATCGCCAGCGTGCGGATCAGCGGGCGCTGACTCTGTTTAAGCGCTGCAATATCGGCGCGCAGATAGAGCCATGCCGTGAGTACGGCCAGTGCAGTAAAGATCGGCAGAAACAGCGATCCCAGTGACATCCAGGACCAGGGGGTGAAGTGGGCATAGAAGTGCCAGGCACGCCCGGGCTGGTGGAGATCGCCGGTCAGGGCCAGCGGACCGACCATAGCACCGATCGCCATTACCA
It encodes the following:
- a CDS encoding tetrathionate reductase subunit A, coding for MDKKRRQLLKSGLAVGGVGAFAAGYSTTAKHMADGVLEGTAGKATRHPHHGNSLTPEMTVTDSGRVIPNPDQRVAPSMCFGCWTLCGLRVRIDNHTDEILRISGNPYHPLSHHDQIPFETPVKQAYLGLAGEAGLAGRSTACARGNGMMEIRNSPYRITQPLKRVGKRGEGKWIPISYEQLIKEIVEGGDLFGEGHVDGLRAIRDIETPLDPANPEYGPKANQLLVTNAGNEGRDDILKRFAFNSFGTRNFGHHGSYCGYAFRAGSGALMSDLNKFAHIKPDLDHAEYVLFIGMSPAQAGNPFKRQARQLAEARSERQFDYTIITPSLPAGSSSLAAGDNNKWLPINSGTDSALVLGMIQWILANERYNHRFLAQPGVPAMKQAGTAHWCNATHLVISDDNHPRNGSFLRASDVNLSYTGKPLSDTDPFVIIDAGSDALGLHTQSGEAALFVDRQVVIASGPVRVKSSLQRLKEEAFKYDLAFYSAQCGIAEETIVDLARRFTSHGTKAVVDTHGGNMHTNGFYNSFTILMLNALIGNINCKGGAMAKAGGYPTAAAGPRYDFTQFQGKVKPKGVFLSRSKFPYHKTSEYKRRIAAGQSPYPTRAPWYPFSAPLLTEHLSAAIDGYPYRLKAWINHMANPMYGVPGLSNLLRDKLADPKQLGLIVSVDAFINETTALSDYLVPDTVTYESWGMAVPWHGVPTKTVTARWPIVKPLTEKTADGRTINLENFFIDVAKSLNLGGFGKRAIQDRDGHWHAIHSAEDYYLRAAANLAYVKGGVPAASAEDIVWSGLDRLLPAMQQVLTPEEVQRVAFIFARGGRFENADQAYRDDQMRHQWTRPLSIWNEKVGTSRNTLSGKLYSGCPTWHPQQLADGTPLAECYPATEWPFTLTNFKSNIHSAVSNLSPRLASIKGNNPVYIHPDDAARLGLQTGDIFEIETPSASTRAQAMLIHGVKPGTLGIEHGFGHQELGERAHWIGDQQQPVKMKSGDGININDIGLIDPTREGKGVLLDWVVGAAARLALPARIRKV
- the nrfD gene encoding NrfD/PsrC family molybdoenzyme membrane anchor subunit, with the translated sequence MMITEVLVPAQDVAWLPWVVQYFFYIGSAYAAALLLVVCLLFRRQTSHRLRAALALVMAIGAMVGPLALTGDLHQPGRAWHFYAHFTPWSWMSLGSLFLPIFTALAVLTAWLYLRADIAALKQSQRPLIRTLAMLTLGSWPTSDKTMLVTAIVTALSGLTIALYTGAEIAVVASRPLWHQPASPLLWFVTAFLAAVGLTALVYSLLPSNQRPAAQLTPFDHKLLRQTTTSAAVLAFLLIPIWAANNPGFTLYERSDWIINLSVLSLSMLLAAVSCWLILGRERHVTRLGLSLLALTTLAAAWLTRWISMIEVQTLARFDAGPYPYQLPLGTNGLLGIAGMLGLWLALALLGSELIQGNTKTGSTQPEPHHPMNQPHTSQ